GTTGTGAAACGGCATTGCATACATTGCATCTTCCACCTCCTGAAACTTTAACCTTGGAAAGAATTTTATCCGACTTTTCATAAATGGTTACTTGACTATTGGGATAAACTTCTTTAACCCGCATAGCAGCAAAGAAACCCGCCGCACCACCGCCAATAATGGCAATATTTGAAATTATATTTGACAAATGTCTTTTTTTTATGGACAAATTACTATATTTGTGTTGTTAGGCTATACTTTGAGCCATTGATTGCAAATAAACAAAATAGTTATGAAAGTATTTGAACCGGCTGTTCCTTACGGTGCTTTACAAATCAGTGGGGGCTTTGATATCATACAAACCATCAAAGACGGTGTGCTCTATCAGCAATTTTCCAAATTCGCAGACAGCAGCCCATTTACGTTTGCTGAGTGGTCTAAATATCTTCACTTATCTGAGCGCACTTTACAGCGCTATGAAACTGAAAAAAAGAAATTTGACATTTCGCAATCTGAAAAAATTGTTGAAATTGTGCTTTTATATAAACGGGGTCTTGAAATTTTTGGCTCAAAAGATAAATTCAATTCCTGGTTGGCAACTCCAAATCTTTATTTAAAAAAAATGGCACCCAAAGATCTACTTGACACATCATTTGGTATTACCATTCTAAAAGATGAGCTCACCCGCATTGAGTATGGTATCTTATCATGATTGTTTTTAGAATATCATCTTGCAAATATATTGATGACCTGAGTGGTAAAGGCGCTGAAAAATGTGGCGGACGCTGGAATACCATTGGTGTGCCCGTTGTATACACCAGCGCTTCACGGGCGCTGTGCACTGCTGAAATTGCTGTTCATTTGCCTTTGGGAATTTTACCTGAGAACTATTGTATTGCTGAAATTAAAATTCCGAATACAATAAAAGTGCTAGAGATTTTACCTGAAGATTTGCCCGTGGGCTGGCAAGAGAGTCCGCCGGTTTATGAAACACAAATTTTAGGCAATAAACTTTTGCTACAAAATAAATATGCCATTTTGAAAATGCCTTCAGCCGTTGTGCCTGGTGATTTTAACTACTTGATCAATCCACTTCATAAAGATTTCAAAAAAATCAAATTCCTGAAATCAGCTACTTTTCAGTTTGATGCTAGGTTGTTTTATAGGTAGTAACAAAGGAATTACATGTTAAGCTTATGAAAGCACGTGATTTGTCAAAAACGAAAAAGATCAGCTATTGTCAATGCCCCGCCTGATCGAGCTTTCTGAAAAGATCTCCATTGCTGATCACATAACCTTTTTGAAGCATGTCAAATATTTCAAGCTCTCTTGTAAGGGCATAGTTTTTTTCAGAACGATAAAGTGATAATGAATTTTCTCTTTCTTCTTCAGAGCTTGATTTTTGATTTTCATCTCCCTTGTCTTCCAGTGCAACCGCAATCATTTTATCAGGCAGACATTGAATAGCCTGCACGTAACGTTTAGATTTTATCTCAATAAATTTGACATTGCGCAAAACACTTTCAAGAATTACGTCGCTGAATAGCTCAATAATTTTATCTACGCTGGGCTGATCTTCGGCTTTGATTTGCTCCCATCTTTCCGGTTCAATACCGTTTACAACCAGAAATGAAACGAACTCTTTTTCGAATTCCTTCTGTTCATTATTTGTCAATAAGCGATATTTCGGCATGATTTATCGGTTCAGAATAGTGCAAATATCGAAAGTTTTCATGAATTGCCTGAATATTGGGTAAATTTGAACGACATGAGATCAAAACCTGCCGTTAGTTATCGCAAATACGCTGAGCTTATCCAGAAAGAAAAATACCTGGAAGTGATCAATGAATTTGCAACCAAATTAATTCAGGCAGAATCTATTGATGAAATTTTATGGGCGGTTACCAGTGAAGCCATTTCAAAGTTAAACTGGTATGATTGCGTCATCTATCTTTACGATGAAAAGAAAAAAGTATTGGTTCAGCGATCAGCATTTGGTCCTAAAAATCCTAAAGATCTCCAAATTCTGAATCCAATTTCAATTAAACCGGGGCAAGGCATTGTAGGTACCGTATTTACAACCGGTATTGGAGAAATTGTGAATGATACCAGCCGTGACAAGCGCTATATTGCTGATGATGATTTTCGATTTTCTGAAATCACTATACCAATCATTCATCAAGATAAAATTTTAGGCGTAATTGATTCAGAACATCCAAAGAAAAACTTTTTTACTGAGCAGGATTATAAACTGCTCACCACGGTATCAGCCATGGTATCAACAAAACTGGCTCAAGCCAAATCAGCAGAACAAGTAAAAAAATACCAAATCAATCTTGAAAAATTAGTTCATCGAAAAACACGTCAGCTTGAAGAGTCAAATCGTGATTTGCGTTCAAAAAACAAAGAGAAAGAAGTATTGTTTCGCGAAGTGCATCACCGGGTGAAAAACAATATGCAAATCATCATTTCATTGCTCAACATTCAAGCTAATCTTACTGAGAATGAACATGAGCGCATCGTATTTGATGAAAGTAAAAATCGTATTCGTTCTATGGCATTGATTCATGAACGGCTTTATCTTGAAAAAGACATTAGCAACATCTCATTGCCTGAATACACCAAAGAATTAACACAAGAACTTTCATCATCATACAGTGGAAAAAATCAAGTAGAGGTAAAATTAAATCAAGAACCTCTTCAAATTAATATTGATCATGCCATACCCGTAGGGCTTATATTGAATGAACTTGTCACTAATTCACTCAAGCACGCGTTTATAGAAAGTGGAGGTAATATCACCATTGAAACCCATGTGGATGAAAAAAATATTTTACATCTGCGCTTTCATGACACAGGACCGGGATTTGAATATGAACATCATCAGGGAAAATCTTTTGGCCTTGAATTGATTGAAATTTTGGTTGCACAACTCAATGGAACTCTCACATACAATAATGACAAGGGTTCTGAATATCTTATGCATTTTCCTTTATAGGCTTATTGATGCATCTACAGCAACAAACGCTTTTATGCTTAAATTCGTTTCCGATTGTAGCTGATTAATATTGCACATTAGAAAACCAAAACTCATCATGAGAAAAAAAAATCTGCTTTATCTGCTTTTTATTCTGAGTCTGATTGCTTGTAAAAAAGAACCAACTTCGTGGCAGACTGACTGGTCAGCCCCCGTTGCTCATGGTCATTTAACGCTTGAAGATATTATTCCGGCAGAATACATGACTACCAATTCAGACAATTACATTTCTATTGTATACAATAAACCGGTATATACATTTACGATTGATACACTGGTAAAATTACCTGATACAACAATTATTAAAAAATCTGCTGTTGGTGTTGCATCACTTAATGTTACGCCGGGCTTTACATACAATGATTCATATAATCAAGAATATGAATTAGATCAAATTGAACTGAAAAAAGTACGCATTCAATCCGGCTCTCTTCAGGTTCAAATAAAATGTCCGTGGCAAGGTGCATCGTTGATTACTTTTACTTTTCCAAAAGTTACTAAAGCCGGAGTTCCGTTTGAACGGGTGTATACGTTGCCTGCAGCTAGTTTATCAAATCCTGCTATTGCTTCAGAACTGATAGATTTATCAGGTTATCTAATGGATTTAACCGGAACCAGTGGTACACTCATCAATATGTTTTCAGCTGAATTTGTGATGGGTTCTAATGAAGCCACCAATACGTTTACAGTAAGTGATACTGATAGCATTGAATATGAAATTTCCTTTATTGGTTTGAAACCTGATTATGCAAAAGGTTATTTTGGTCAGTATCATATCACAGATACAACCGGAGTTAAATTGGATTTCATGAAAAATATCACAGCCGGAACCATTGATATTGATTCAGTAGACATGACCCTGATCGTGCGCAACGGTTTCAATCTTGTTGCCCAAACAAAAATTACTAAAGTGAAAGGCATAAATACCCGCACCGGCGCTATGATTGACTTGTCTTTTCCAATGATTAATACCAGCATGAATATCAATCCGGCAAGCGGCGGAATGTATGATTTTGTTCCGTCTGAATTTCCAATCAGCATAAATAATAACAATAGTAACATTGCAACATTTGCTGAAAATTTGAATGACTCTATTGCACTCTCTTATGAAATTGATATTAATCCTTATGGCAATGTAACCGCAGGTTCTGATGAAATTTTTCCGGGATCAGCGCTGGAATTATTTTTAAGTGCAGAATTTCCACTTCAGTTTGGTGCCAACAATCTAACTCTTACTGATACTTTTCAAGTAGATTATGATCAGCCTGAAGATATATATCCTGAAGATGCAGTATTAACCCTACTCTACTCCAACGGATTTCCTATTGGTGCTAGTGCAGTGCTTACACTAAAAGATGCTGCATTAAATACCATCGGAACTATTTCAGGTTCATCAGATATTCAACAAGGGCAGTACAATTCAACTACTTGGTTAACCAGTCCATCATCCGGTGAAATAATTTTTAACCTGACAGCTACTGATCTTGACTTGCTTGATCAAGCAGAATATCTAATGCTTGAAATAATTTTTAATACCGATGATGCGCAGCCGGTTAAAATTAATTCTTCAGCTTACTTTGATTTTAAATTACATACCAATCTTGGACTTCATCTTTCATTTTAAGCATTGTCAGATACCATGAAAATTATTTTGAAACGCATGAACAGCTTGAAATTAAAACTATCTGGTTTGATTTTGTTTTCTATTCACTTATTTCCATGGAAAGCAATTCAAGCGCAAGACATTCTACCTGTGTTTACTGATACCGTGCATGAAAAACCCATGCTGCATATATCAAGCATGAATCATTACGGCAGTAACCGATTCAACAATGCCCTGATGGATAAATTTATTTTTGGCGGTTTCATTGATCAGTCATTGAAAGATGAAAATTATAACCGAATGAAAAGCATCAATGTATTTGGTGGTGAAGCGGAACAAAAAATTGATAGCTATACCCCATCTGTTCACCCATTTAAAAAAGATAAGTATGGCATGATGATTTCTTTTTCAGACAATCATTTGTTTTCTGCCGGAATTTCAAAAGATATTTTTGCATTGGGAATGTATGGCAATGCAGGCTACGTTGGAGATACGCTTGATTTTAGTTTCACCCAAGTAATGTATCAACACTATCAAAAATTTTCAATCGGTATGTATGATACAAAAACCCTTTCACATGTTCAAATATCTTATGTTGCCGGCTCACGTGCTTTCAATTTTCATACTGACAAAACTTTTTTATACACTCATGCTGATTTAGATTCAGTTGAATTTCAGTTGCGCGGTGAAGGAAATAGTTCCGCATCATTTTTTCCATACTTGGCTTTTCAAGGCAATGGATTTTGTGCGGATTTACAATACAATTTTATATTCACCACAAAGAAGGGCAATGAGCAGATCATCATGTTCCGCGTGAGTAATATTGGAGCAATTTTCTGGAACTCAGATGCAGACCATTTCACCGTTGATTCCACTACCTACTACACCGGTTTTGACGCCAATGATCTCATTCAACGCGACAGCCTGAATGATGTATGGAATTTTGAAGACACACTTGGCATCATAAAAACAAAACAACGTTATGCTGAAGCATTGCCACTTGAATTAAGCATCCACAAGTCACCCGACATTAGAGGAGCAACCTGGCAAAGCATAGCGGGATTCAAAGCCATACTAACTCAAAATTACAGACCATATATTTACGCCGGAGTTTACTATCAACCCACAAATTATTTTGCCGTATCAAGTCACCTGGCTTACGGTGGATTTAGTGGATTACGATTTGGAATGCAATTCACATTTCACAAATCAGACCAGTTTTTAATTCACCTAGGAACAGCAGATTTATTAGGGAATATTTTAAAAAATTACGGCTTTGGTCGCAGCATTAATTTATCAGCACAATTTAATTTGAAGTGATATGATGAATAAAATTTATTTCATCCTTGTTATTGGATTTTGTATTCAGGCACATGGTCAGAATATCCATTTTTTTAAATCTTATGGAAACACTGGGTATGATTATGGTAGAGACATTCTTCAAACGCCTGATACCGGCTATATCGTTACCGGCAGTTCCAGCAGTTTTACATCAGCCAATGCCGATGCATTTCTTTTAAAAGTAGATTCGCTTGGAAATTTTGAATGGTCATATAATTACGGTGGCGCTGATTCTGATTGGGGCATGTCTGTTGTCATCACGCATGATTCGTCATACGCAGTTGGAGGTTATACAAATAGTTTTGGAGCCGGTGGATTTGATTTTTATTTGGTGCGTACTGATGCGTCAGGAATTCCACTTTGGGAAAAAACTTACGGTGGTTCAGATTGGGAGAAAGCAGACGCATTAACGCAAGTGCCAACTGACAGTGGATTTGTTTTGGTTGGTGACACCTATAGTTTTGGAGCAGGCAACCGTGATATGTATATGGTAAGAACCGATAAAAACGGAGATACCATTTGGACTAAAACCTATGGTGGAGCATTTGATGATTACGCAACAGGCGTATTGATAGATGGTGATTCAATTGTTGTTTGTGGCGGAACAGAAAGTTATGGATCAGGAATGAGTGACGGTATTATTTTGAAAATGGATTTAGATGGAAATATTGGGTGGGTTAAGGTAGTTGGAAAACCTCAAGAAGATTACTTTACGAATATCGTTAAAAGCAGTTTTTACTATTGTCTATCAGGATCAAAAAGCTACACCTATTCTACTGACTACAATGATTTCTGGGTTTATAAAATATTTTCAACCGGAACGGTTGTAATGGCAGATACAACTTGGGATGGAGATCAATTTGGGAATGATATTGCGAATGATGTGGTTGTTGAACCTCTCACCAATATTGTTTATTATGGTGGCAGCACAACCAGCTGGGGCTCGGCTGATGTATCAGCAGGAATAACAGATTGTTTTATCAGCAAATTAGATGCAGGGTATGGGTGGATGCCATACGTTCAGAATTTTGGCGATTTGGGTTCAGATGCACTCTATGCTATGGACTATTGCAAAGATAAAGGCCTAGTTGCAGTTGGTGATTTAGATAAATATTCTACCGGCGGAAACAATGTGTTAATTGTGAAAATTGACAAAAACAATTCTTTTGGTTTTATAACGGTATTTCAAGATGTAGTTTTTGAAAACATTACTCTGACACTTGAAGACAATGAACATACACCAACATTGGTTTACCCTAATCCTTCAACGCAATTCGTACATATTAATTCAGAAAATGATATTCAAAAAATATTAGTCTGGGATGCTCAGGGAAATTGTGTACTGATTCAAGAAGAAAATCAAAGTGTAGTTGATATTGGTAATTTGATGAGCGGAATTTATTTTCTTGAAATTATATACGAAGAATCTATTTCAACATTCACGATTATCAAACCGTGATTCATTTTTTCATAATTTGATCAGAAATTAGTGTGTACAGTTTTTTCAAATCTTCATCACCTAACATAACCAGGTGAGATTTAATTGTATCATAATCCTTTCTCCTTGCAGGTCCGGTTTGAGATTTCTCGGCTCCTAAATCAAATACTTTATTAATCGTTTCAACCATTAAGGGCTTTAAAATATCAAAAGATATTTGCTCTTCTCTCAATAAATCTCCAGCCACTAAAAGCATGTAGTTTGAGAAATTGTTTGCAAATACAGCAGCCAAATGCAACACTCTACGTTGATGATCATCTAATTTGTGAATATTGGGCGACAGATATTCTGATGCAAACTGAACTAATTCAGCATTGAAACTTTCTGAATTTGCATCAATAATGAATGGGATGTTTTTCATTTCAACTAATCGTCCTTCACTAAAAGTTTGCAACGGATATAGCACACCGTAATGCAGTATACCTGATAATTTATCTATAGGAGTGGTTCCTGAAATATGAACAACTCTTTTTGAATTTGTTAAATGCTTTGCCACCGCTTCAACTTCACCATCATTAACACAAATGATGCACAAATCCGCTTCCGGTAGTGCTTGAATGTCTTCATAAACTAGAAGTTTCAGCTCTGCCGCTATCTTCAACCTTCTATTGCTTTTTAGCAAAACAGCATTTATTGCGCAACCATTAGCAATCAATTGTTTTGCTATTGCTTGTCCAGCATTTCCAAAACCTATAATGTTTACTGATTTAATTTGCATTCTCAGAATAAAATTTAGTTACGGACACCCCGCCTTTAAATTCATAGCGTTCAAACTTATCAAATACATTCTCAAGTCCTGATCTTATTGTATTATCAGGATAAAGAAATTCAGAATTTGCATCTAAGAAAATAACACTCGTTTCACCTTTCCACATTTCAATATCGTTGAAATTATATGCTTTTGAAATTCGTTCATTTACAAGAAATTCATCAATATTTTTATAGTCCTGAAAACCTGATAAACTATAATGATAGAGAAAAGTTAGATCATAGAACGGTGGGCAAATTACAATCCTTGAATTTGGTTCCCTTAGCATATTCAATGTCTCAACTTCATTATGAGGTTCACGATTATTATCAGGAGTAAATTTCATTGAAAAAACCAATGGTAAAATCAGGATTAAAGAATATCTCTGTAAATTTTCTGTGATCAATTTACGCATCAGAATTCCAGCTGCAATATACAATGGTATTGTAGTAAACAGGAGGTATCTGTCAAGAAAAATTGGCTGCACCAGATATGAAAAAATAAACATACCCAGATAAAAACCAAAAAAGATCAATAAAATAAATGCATCCTTGTTTTCAATATTGAATATTGATTTTATATTCCTTTTAAACCGAATGTATGAAATAAGGATAAGAATCAACAATCCTGAACTGAATGCAACAAAGGAAAAAGTATTATTAAAAAAACGGATAATGTTCCCGTACAACTCTGTCGGATGAGGGTCAGGAACCCAGGTTCCATGTTCAGAAAAATTTCCGATTCTTGAGACGAACCAATTTATCCCAGGCATGTATAATATGAGTGACAGTAAAACAGAACCGAGAAAGTATAGAAGGATGCGGTAATTCAATTTTACCGCAAACACAAGAATAACGAGAAATTCACCTACCATTATTAACATCCCTAAATAGTGGGCATACAAAAGCAAGGAATTCCAAATGGCTAACCTTAAAACTATCCTCCAATCATTACTTTTTTCAAAAATCAGCTTATACAATTCCAACAAAATAAGTGTAAAAAGAAGAGTAAAAAGTGAATATACTCTAGCCTCCATTGCATGATAATGATGAAACCTACTGAAAATAAAAAGTAAGATGATAAGAATAGAAATTTGCTGAGAGACAAATTTTCTGGAGAGTTTAAATAAGAATGGAATGGTTAAAACACTGAACAGTAAAGAAAGTGAACGCACAGAAATTGGATCTATTCCAAAGATGTCTATCCAAAAATGTAAGGCAAAAAAATGCAAAGGCGGATTATTTTCAGATGCAAATAATTTTAATTGATCTCCCAAATCCTGCTGAGCCCAAAAAATAGAAAAAGGCTCATCCAAAGCAATGGGGAAAGAATTGATAAACGGAAGACATACCGCTATTTGCAGTAGCATTAGTATTATGATGATATTTCTATCAGACAGCTTCATGCAAATCTTCACCAAACTTATTAATTTTGCTTCAATAGCCGTTGCTTTCAACTTACCAAAAATGCAGATGGTTAATTATTTTTATGGAAGATGTATTTATTATTTCAGCCGCACGTACGGCAATTGGGAATTTGGGCGGAACCCTTTCAGCGGTGCGCACTGATGATTTAGCGGCCATTGTAATCAAAGAATTGTTGAAACAAAATCCAACAATTGATCCGGCTGACATTGAAGATGTAATTTTAGGTTGCGCTAATCAAGCCGGTGAAGATAATCGGAATGTAGCACGCATGAGTAGTTTGCTGTCCGGGCTTCCGGTTACCGTGGGAGGTGAAACAGTGAACCGTCTCTGCGCATCAGGTATGGCGGCGGTTATCAATGCTGCTAGGGCATTGAATGATCAAGCCGGTGAAATTTATATTGCCGGTGGTGTTGAAAGCATGACGCGCGCTCCGTATGTAATGTCTAAATCTTCAGCTCCTTTTGGTCGTGATGTTCAATTGTTTGATTCTGCTTTTGGTTGGCGATTCATCAACCCACGCATGAAAGAATTGTATGGCGTGGATGGCATGGGTGAAACTGCTGAAAACTTGGTTGATATGTACAAGATATCACGTGAAGACCAGGATAAATTCGCCTTTTGGAGTCAGCAAAAAGCAAAGTCTGCGCTTGAAAGTGGAAGATTTGCAAAAGAAATTGTAGCTATTGAAATTCCTCAAAAGAAAAAAGATCCAATCATTTTTGCTGCTGATGAATTCATGAAACCAACTACTACATTAGAAACGTTGGCTGGTCTGCGTCCTGCGTTCAGGGCTCAGGGCGGAACAGTTACTGCGGGTAATGCATCAGGTTTAAATGATGGGGCCGCCGCACTTTTACTTGCGAATGGTGCAGCAACAAAACGAAATAATTTAAAACCTATCGCGCGTATAGTTTCTGCAGCAGTTGCAGGTGTTGAACCACGTATCATGGGTATTGGACCGGTTCCGGCAAGTGAAAAAGCTTTACAGCGTGCAGGTCTTTCACTCCGTGATATGGATATTATTGAGATAAACGAAGCCTTTGCTGCTCAAGTATTAGCTTGCACTCGTAAAATGGGATTAGCAGATGATGATCCCCGTATCAATCCAAATGGCGGAGGTATTTCGCTTGGGCATCCTCTTGGAATGACCGGTGCGCGAATTATTCAAACTGCAGCCCTTCAGTTGCAGGAAACAAAAAAGAAATATGCATTGGTAACATTATGTATTGGTGTTGGACAAGGTTATGCAACCGTGATTGAGCGGGTATAATTCTTGTTATTTATTCTTCAGAAAAATTCAAATTGAAAACAGTAGTTGTTGGTTTATCGGGTGGTGTTGATTCCAGTATAGCTGCATGGCTCTTGAAAGAACAAGGGTATCATGTGATCGGTATCTTCATGAAAAACTGGCATGATGAAAGTGTAACAATTTCTGATGAATGTCCGTGGATTGATGATAGCAATGATGCTTTGTTGGTTGCACAAAAATTAAATATTCCTTTTCAAACGTTAGACCTGAGTGAAGAATATAAAAAGCGAATAGTTGACTATATGTTTGCAGAATATGAAGCCGGTCGTACTCCTAATCCGGACGTTTTATGCAATCGTGAAATTAAATTTGATGTCTTTCTGAAAGCTGCTAAAAGTCTCGGGGCTGATTATGTTGCAACCGGTCATTATTGTAGAAAAGAAATGGCAGAAAATGGAATGTTTCGCTTGTTGGTCGGCAAGGATAAAAATAAAGATCAGAGTTATTTTTTATGTCAGCTTACTCAAGATCAACTTGCCATGGCTTTGTTTCCAATTGGTGATTTAGAAAAAAGTGAGGTTCGTAAAATTGCTGCTGAACAAGATTTAGTAACGGCTGA
This genomic stretch from Crocinitomicaceae bacterium harbors:
- a CDS encoding DUF2384 domain-containing protein; this translates as MKVFEPAVPYGALQISGGFDIIQTIKDGVLYQQFSKFADSSPFTFAEWSKYLHLSERTLQRYETEKKKFDISQSEKIVEIVLLYKRGLEIFGSKDKFNSWLATPNLYLKKMAPKDLLDTSFGITILKDELTRIEYGILS
- a CDS encoding acetyl-CoA C-acyltransferase, with the protein product MEDVFIISAARTAIGNLGGTLSAVRTDDLAAIVIKELLKQNPTIDPADIEDVILGCANQAGEDNRNVARMSSLLSGLPVTVGGETVNRLCASGMAAVINAARALNDQAGEIYIAGGVESMTRAPYVMSKSSAPFGRDVQLFDSAFGWRFINPRMKELYGVDGMGETAENLVDMYKISREDQDKFAFWSQQKAKSALESGRFAKEIVAIEIPQKKKDPIIFAADEFMKPTTTLETLAGLRPAFRAQGGTVTAGNASGLNDGAAALLLANGAATKRNNLKPIARIVSAAVAGVEPRIMGIGPVPASEKALQRAGLSLRDMDIIEINEAFAAQVLACTRKMGLADDDPRINPNGGGISLGHPLGMTGARIIQTAALQLQETKKKYALVTLCIGVGQGYATVIERV
- a CDS encoding glycosyltransferase family 39 protein, whose product is MLLQIAVCLPFINSFPIALDEPFSIFWAQQDLGDQLKLFASENNPPLHFFALHFWIDIFGIDPISVRSLSLLFSVLTIPFLFKLSRKFVSQQISILIILLFIFSRFHHYHAMEARVYSLFTLLFTLILLELYKLIFEKSNDWRIVLRLAIWNSLLLYAHYLGMLIMVGEFLVILVFAVKLNYRILLYFLGSVLLSLILYMPGINWFVSRIGNFSEHGTWVPDPHPTELYGNIIRFFNNTFSFVAFSSGLLILILISYIRFKRNIKSIFNIENKDAFILLIFFGFYLGMFIFSYLVQPIFLDRYLLFTTIPLYIAAGILMRKLITENLQRYSLILILPLVFSMKFTPDNNREPHNEVETLNMLREPNSRIVICPPFYDLTFLYHYSLSGFQDYKNIDEFLVNERISKAYNFNDIEMWKGETSVIFLDANSEFLYPDNTIRSGLENVFDKFERYEFKGGVSVTKFYSENAN
- a CDS encoding T9SS type A sorting domain-containing protein, which translates into the protein MMNKIYFILVIGFCIQAHGQNIHFFKSYGNTGYDYGRDILQTPDTGYIVTGSSSSFTSANADAFLLKVDSLGNFEWSYNYGGADSDWGMSVVITHDSSYAVGGYTNSFGAGGFDFYLVRTDASGIPLWEKTYGGSDWEKADALTQVPTDSGFVLVGDTYSFGAGNRDMYMVRTDKNGDTIWTKTYGGAFDDYATGVLIDGDSIVVCGGTESYGSGMSDGIILKMDLDGNIGWVKVVGKPQEDYFTNIVKSSFYYCLSGSKSYTYSTDYNDFWVYKIFSTGTVVMADTTWDGDQFGNDIANDVVVEPLTNIVYYGGSTTSWGSADVSAGITDCFISKLDAGYGWMPYVQNFGDLGSDALYAMDYCKDKGLVAVGDLDKYSTGGNNVLIVKIDKNNSFGFITVFQDVVFENITLTLEDNEHTPTLVYPNPSTQFVHINSENDIQKILVWDAQGNCVLIQEENQSVVDIGNLMSGIYFLEIIYEESISTFTIIKP
- a CDS encoding RES family NAD+ phosphorylase yields the protein MIVFRISSCKYIDDLSGKGAEKCGGRWNTIGVPVVYTSASRALCTAEIAVHLPLGILPENYCIAEIKIPNTIKVLEILPEDLPVGWQESPPVYETQILGNKLLLQNKYAILKMPSAVVPGDFNYLINPLHKDFKKIKFLKSATFQFDARLFYR
- a CDS encoding DUF2520 domain-containing protein, with the protein product MQIKSVNIIGFGNAGQAIAKQLIANGCAINAVLLKSNRRLKIAAELKLLVYEDIQALPEADLCIICVNDGEVEAVAKHLTNSKRVVHISGTTPIDKLSGILHYGVLYPLQTFSEGRLVEMKNIPFIIDANSESFNAELVQFASEYLSPNIHKLDDHQRRVLHLAAVFANNFSNYMLLVAGDLLREEQISFDILKPLMVETINKVFDLGAEKSQTGPARRKDYDTIKSHLVMLGDEDLKKLYTLISDQIMKK
- a CDS encoding GAF domain-containing protein, with protein sequence MRSKPAVSYRKYAELIQKEKYLEVINEFATKLIQAESIDEILWAVTSEAISKLNWYDCVIYLYDEKKKVLVQRSAFGPKNPKDLQILNPISIKPGQGIVGTVFTTGIGEIVNDTSRDKRYIADDDFRFSEITIPIIHQDKILGVIDSEHPKKNFFTEQDYKLLTTVSAMVSTKLAQAKSAEQVKKYQINLEKLVHRKTRQLEESNRDLRSKNKEKEVLFREVHHRVKNNMQIIISLLNIQANLTENEHERIVFDESKNRIRSMALIHERLYLEKDISNISLPEYTKELTQELSSSYSGKNQVEVKLNQEPLQINIDHAIPVGLILNELVTNSLKHAFIESGGNITIETHVDEKNILHLRFHDTGPGFEYEHHQGKSFGLELIEILVAQLNGTLTYNNDKGSEYLMHFPL